The Panicum virgatum strain AP13 chromosome 5K, P.virgatum_v5, whole genome shotgun sequence genome has a window encoding:
- the LOC120707253 gene encoding uncharacterized protein LOC120707253: MIQLFFTVLAAEAAVASTLLFKTPLRKLAVLALDRLKRGRGPVMVRTVAATVLVLLASSLHTMAQIRGRAEGELDGAGVVGLTPTDQVLLSRHLLEASLMGYSLFLALIIDRLHNYVKEIRRLKKNLEAVSKQNKTMLEAAANGKLEESERDQKDISDAKKDT; the protein is encoded by the exons ATGATCCAGCTCTTCTTCACGGTGCTCGCGGCGGAGGCTGCGGTGGCGTCGACTCTGCTCTTCAAGACGCCTCTGCGGAAGCTCGCCGTGCTCGCGCTCGACCGCCTCAAGCGCGGGCGCGGGCCCGTCATGGTGCGCACCGTCGCGGCCACCGTCCTCGTCCTGCTCGCGTCCAGCCTCCACACCATGGCCCAGATCCGCGGCCGCGCCGAGGGGGAGCTCGACGGCGCCGGGGTCGTGGGGCTCACCCCCACCGACCAGGTCCTCCTCTCGCGCCACCTCCTCGAGGCCTCGCTCATGG GATACTCCTTATTCCTTGCTCTAATCATTGACCGGCTGCACAACTATGTCAAAGAAATTCGAAGGCTCAAGAAAAACCTGGAGGCTGTATCAAAACAGAATAAGACTATGCTAGAGGCAGCAGCCAATGGAAAGTTGGAAGAGAGTGAGCGTGACCAGAAGGACATTTCTGATGCCAAAAAGGATACCTAA